In Ktedonobacteraceae bacterium, one genomic interval encodes:
- the recG gene encoding ATP-dependent DNA helicase RecG, protein MPDQINAQLAQYIERARKVIQYEQRGNHQDRVVRGGLELFAVHWADEVSAICQNAGLDLTPIHRFTEHLEGYRQQDPMQRAASLRAVLAILSELGSDSQNGQQVENTPVNTADLGRDQPGISTHRNIPSVRAETYGSKTAGSAAKTASTGGKTSSHAQTASDSVNEGAKAQQVVQPARSSNGTAQNPIHLEAGMSAGHTALTLLSADITAVPGVGPSVAAKLRSLGIRSVRELLFYFPRQHRDYSKLTKIAQLPFNEVTTTIGLIWEVETTHGGGRRTRTMATISDDTGKLKVMWFNQPYLQKQLQAAKGSYLVVTGVKQRFGNKIEFVVRSHELPEQGDLLNTGRLVPIYPLTEGLHAKTLRRFTKWAIDRYAAMVPEFLPASIRSAARLMPLPEAVSQIHYPENEDALFAARRRLAFDELFLIQLGMQERRTRWQREAPEGHAFDIDLEKVFIDTADIPEAFNKREKGQGKIDEQALAGSTLWSTMATDKPFEATLPFRFTQAQRRVIIEIFGDLAQSKPMSRLLQGDVGAGKTAVAAAALLMAALNGYQGAIMAPTELLAEQHAHSISAMLEPFGIRTVLLTGSLRQRERAMGRAAIENGQAAVAIGTHALIQEDVNFSRLGLVIVDEQHRFGVEQRDALRQKGYHPHMLVMTATPIPRTLALTLYGDLDVSVIDQLPPGRQRIITRWRAGNRRDEAYKLIAQQVAEGRQAFIICPLIEESETLAVKAATVEYERLSRDVFPNLRLGLLHGGMKSNEKDMVMRQFRDGALDILVATSVIEVGIDVPNATVMVIEDADRFGLSQLHQFRGRVGRGKYQSYCYVLSADASLQAQERLEVFQITDDGFRLAEQDLKLRGPGDFFGVRQSGVPELRMADLSDTPLIELSRSLAAKLWESDPYLRKPEHTALRERMHLFWQGFMAH, encoded by the coding sequence ATGCCAGATCAAATTAATGCCCAGCTTGCCCAATATATTGAGCGGGCGCGTAAAGTTATACAGTATGAACAGCGTGGAAATCATCAGGATCGCGTCGTGAGAGGCGGCCTGGAATTGTTCGCGGTGCATTGGGCCGATGAAGTGAGTGCCATTTGCCAAAATGCCGGACTTGACCTCACTCCCATTCATCGCTTCACCGAACACCTGGAGGGCTATCGCCAGCAGGACCCGATGCAGCGGGCCGCCAGCCTGCGTGCCGTTCTCGCCATCCTGAGCGAGCTTGGCAGCGATAGTCAGAATGGCCAGCAGGTGGAGAACACTCCTGTCAATACGGCAGACCTCGGACGCGATCAACCGGGTATTTCAACGCATAGGAATATACCTTCTGTACGCGCTGAAACGTATGGGAGTAAGACAGCGGGTTCAGCAGCAAAAACTGCTTCAACCGGTGGCAAGACCTCATCGCACGCTCAAACAGCCTCTGACAGTGTCAACGAGGGTGCTAAGGCTCAACAGGTCGTTCAACCGGCGCGATCTTCTAATGGAACAGCGCAAAATCCTATTCACCTGGAAGCCGGTATGTCGGCAGGCCATACCGCTCTCACATTGTTGAGCGCCGATATTACTGCAGTGCCGGGGGTAGGACCATCGGTAGCGGCGAAGTTGCGCAGCCTGGGTATTCGCAGCGTGCGCGAGCTGCTCTTTTACTTCCCGCGCCAGCACCGCGACTATAGCAAGCTTACAAAAATTGCTCAGCTTCCCTTTAACGAGGTGACAACCACCATTGGCCTCATCTGGGAAGTGGAGACGACGCATGGTGGCGGCAGGCGGACACGCACAATGGCAACTATCTCGGACGATACCGGCAAACTGAAGGTGATGTGGTTCAACCAGCCCTATTTACAGAAGCAATTGCAAGCCGCCAAAGGCTCTTATCTGGTTGTAACGGGTGTCAAGCAGCGCTTCGGCAACAAAATCGAGTTCGTCGTGCGCAGTCACGAACTGCCGGAACAGGGCGACCTCTTGAACACAGGGCGATTGGTACCTATTTATCCCCTCACAGAAGGCCTGCATGCCAAGACGCTGCGGCGCTTCACCAAGTGGGCCATTGACCGTTACGCCGCCATGGTGCCAGAATTTTTGCCGGCCTCAATTCGCTCCGCGGCCAGGCTTATGCCCTTGCCTGAAGCTGTGTCGCAGATACATTACCCAGAAAATGAGGATGCGCTGTTCGCCGCTCGCCGCCGCCTGGCTTTCGATGAATTGTTCTTGATCCAGCTTGGTATGCAGGAGCGGCGCACGCGCTGGCAGCGCGAGGCTCCAGAGGGCCATGCCTTCGACATCGATCTGGAAAAAGTCTTCATTGACACCGCGGATATTCCTGAAGCCTTCAACAAAAGAGAAAAGGGACAAGGCAAGATCGATGAACAGGCGCTGGCGGGTTCTACTCTCTGGTCAACGATGGCCACGGATAAGCCTTTCGAGGCCACGCTGCCGTTTCGTTTTACCCAGGCCCAGCGCCGCGTGATTATCGAGATTTTTGGCGATCTTGCGCAAAGCAAACCGATGTCACGTCTTTTACAAGGAGATGTCGGCGCGGGCAAAACGGCTGTAGCGGCGGCGGCGCTGCTCATGGCGGCCCTCAATGGCTACCAGGGAGCGATTATGGCGCCGACCGAATTGCTCGCGGAACAGCATGCCCACAGTATCAGCGCCATGCTGGAGCCGTTCGGTATTCGAACTGTCTTGCTTACCGGGAGTTTGCGACAGCGCGAGCGGGCGATGGGACGGGCCGCTATCGAGAATGGGCAGGCGGCGGTCGCCATTGGCACGCACGCGCTGATTCAAGAGGATGTGAATTTCTCGCGCTTAGGCCTGGTCATCGTCGATGAGCAGCATCGTTTCGGCGTCGAACAGCGCGATGCGCTGCGACAAAAGGGCTATCACCCGCATATGCTGGTGATGACAGCTACACCTATTCCACGCACGCTGGCCCTGACACTTTATGGCGACCTGGACGTTTCGGTGATTGACCAGCTGCCGCCTGGACGCCAGAGGATTATTACACGCTGGCGGGCGGGCAATCGTCGCGACGAGGCTTATAAGTTGATTGCCCAGCAGGTCGCGGAAGGCAGGCAGGCCTTTATCATCTGTCCCTTGATCGAAGAGTCTGAAACGCTGGCGGTCAAAGCGGCTACCGTCGAATATGAGCGATTGAGTCGCGATGTCTTTCCCAATCTACGCCTGGGCCTGCTGCACGGGGGCATGAAGTCGAACGAGAAGGATATGGTGATGCGCCAGTTCCGCGATGGTGCCCTGGATATACTGGTAGCGACCTCGGTAATAGAGGTAGGCATCGATGTGCCGAATGCCACGGTAATGGTAATCGAGGATGCCGATAGATTCGGTCTTTCGCAACTGCACCAGTTTCGCGGGCGCGTTGGTCGTGGCAAATACCAGTCGTATTGCTATGTACTGAGCGCGGATGCAAGCCTGCAGGCGCAAGAACGCCTGGAAGTATTTCAGATAACGGACGATGGCTTCCGGCTGGCAGAGCAGGATCTGAAACTGCGCGGGCCAGGGGACTTTTTTGGGGTGCGCCAGAGCGGTGTGCCGGAACTGCGCATGGCCGACCTGAGCGATACACCATTGATCGAACTATCGCGCTCGCTGGCCGCGAAGCTGTGGGAGAGCGACCCTTATTTGCGCAAGCCTGAGCATACAGCATTGCGCGAAAGAATGCACCTGTTCTGGCAAGGTTTTATGGCACATTAA
- the coaD gene encoding pantetheine-phosphate adenylyltransferase: MSREQQTGRIAVYPGSFDPLTNGHLDIARRAARLFDTLIVAVYAVPEKNLLFTVEERQQLWQEVLASEDLPNVRVDHFTQLLVEYVREVGGHVVIKGLRSPNDFESEFQQGLMNRKLAPEIETVCLLTNLQNLFVSSSLLKQVARLGGDVRDMLPPPVLRALQAKYGT, encoded by the coding sequence TTGAGTAGAGAGCAACAGACAGGGCGTATCGCCGTCTATCCGGGCAGTTTCGACCCGCTCACCAATGGTCACCTTGATATCGCGCGGCGTGCCGCCCGCCTCTTTGATACGCTGATTGTGGCTGTCTATGCCGTTCCTGAAAAGAATTTGCTCTTCACGGTTGAGGAGCGCCAGCAGCTCTGGCAAGAGGTGCTGGCCTCAGAAGACCTGCCCAATGTGCGGGTCGACCATTTTACGCAACTGCTTGTAGAATATGTGCGTGAAGTAGGAGGGCACGTCGTTATCAAGGGATTGCGCTCGCCTAACGATTTTGAGTCTGAGTTCCAGCAAGGATTGATGAATCGAAAGCTAGCGCCGGAAATTGAAACCGTTTGCCTGCTGACGAATTTACAAAATCTCTTTGTGAGTTCTTCCCTGCTCAAGCAGGTTGCCCGCCTGGGAGGGGATGTGAGAGATATGCTCCCACCGCCGGTGTTGCGAGCATTACAAGCAAAATATGGTACGTAG
- a CDS encoding RidA family protein has protein sequence MTQQTTFPSAHALVAYINPDRLHKNPAFTQVISVSGPVKTIYVGGQNAVDVQGTIVGKGDLKAQTAQVLANLREALAAAGAGPEHIIKWNIFLLQGQSLQEGFEAFQQFWGLRPNPPTITMAYVSGLGNPDFLIEMDAVAVVPLA, from the coding sequence ATGACTCAACAGACAACATTCCCGTCAGCCCATGCGCTCGTAGCGTATATCAATCCTGACCGATTGCATAAAAATCCGGCGTTTACCCAGGTGATTAGCGTCAGTGGACCCGTGAAAACCATCTACGTCGGTGGTCAGAATGCAGTCGATGTGCAGGGAACCATTGTTGGCAAAGGAGATCTTAAAGCTCAGACCGCGCAGGTACTCGCTAATCTGCGCGAGGCACTCGCTGCTGCTGGAGCCGGGCCAGAGCATATCATTAAATGGAATATATTCCTGCTTCAGGGACAATCGCTGCAGGAAGGATTTGAAGCGTTTCAGCAGTTCTGGGGGCTTCGTCCCAATCCGCCTACCATTACTATGGCATATGTCTCCGGGCTGGGGAACCCGGACTTTCTCATCGAAATGGATGCGGTTGCGGTTGTTCCGCTTGCCTGA
- a CDS encoding DUF177 domain-containing protein, whose protein sequence is MFYNVAQLMKAPVGTALVDDFHEEDVQLDDDIKVIGPIDGHVRMRRTNQGLLVDGWADLTLELSCTRCLKTFEQPMHVNFEEQFYPTVDVVTGMPLPPFDEEEIFPIDDHHQIDLTEMLRQDVLLALPIVTLCQEDCKGLCSQCGCDLNLGTCACEPEVDTRFSVLEKLLQNGSQS, encoded by the coding sequence GTGTTTTACAACGTGGCGCAGCTAATGAAGGCTCCAGTAGGGACTGCATTAGTCGATGATTTTCATGAAGAAGATGTTCAACTCGATGACGATATCAAGGTGATTGGCCCGATTGATGGGCATGTACGCATGCGCCGTACTAACCAGGGGTTGCTGGTTGATGGTTGGGCTGACCTCACGCTTGAACTTTCTTGCACCCGCTGTTTGAAGACATTCGAGCAGCCAATGCATGTGAATTTTGAAGAACAGTTTTATCCAACTGTCGATGTCGTGACCGGTATGCCTCTGCCTCCATTTGACGAGGAAGAGATTTTTCCTATCGATGATCACCATCAAATCGATCTTACCGAAATGCTCCGGCAGGATGTACTACTTGCGCTTCCGATAGTGACGCTATGCCAGGAGGATTGTAAGGGACTTTGCTCGCAGTGCGGGTGCGATCTGAATCTTGGCACTTGTGCATGCGAACCAGAGGTCGATACACGATTCAGCGTACTGGAAAAATTGCTACAAAACGGATCGCAATCATAA
- the rpmF gene encoding 50S ribosomal protein L32: protein MGALPKQRVSHARQGERRAHHHLDLPQLVLCPNCKKPRLSHHACPNCGMYRGRQVFYPKADKK, encoded by the coding sequence ATGGGAGCGTTACCTAAACAACGAGTCTCGCACGCGCGCCAGGGCGAGCGACGCGCACATCATCACCTGGACTTGCCACAGCTGGTCCTGTGCCCTAACTGCAAGAAACCGCGTCTTTCCCATCACGCCTGCCCAAATTGTGGGATGTATCGCGGACGCCAGGTCTTTTATCCTAAAGCAGATAAGAAGTAA
- the fabD gene encoding ACP S-malonyltransferase: MTIPVAFLFPGQGSQSVGMGADIFAQSPAARQVFEEVDEALGFSLSNLCFNGPEDVLRETINAQPAIVTVSLALLAALQESLSPDYSWSSPLVPSYTAGHSVGEYTALVASGAIDLRSAVTLVRERGRLMHHEGTVCPGGMAAIIGMDEETLREICRQATADSVANLPPHAHPGQGQVVIANYNAPGQIVISGEQDALALAMELAKVRGAKRVITLDVSGAFHSPVMQPAAAGLAQAVAATTIHDATIPVIGNINALPLTGAQAIREELTQQIASSVQWTRTIELLVSVGVTTFLEIGPGQALAGMVKRIAKGTTTLNVGNAADIEKVVGILHEMGLRSEL; this comes from the coding sequence ATGACAATTCCTGTCGCCTTTCTTTTTCCAGGTCAGGGTAGCCAGTCTGTAGGGATGGGAGCGGATATCTTTGCGCAATCTCCGGCAGCGCGGCAGGTCTTTGAAGAGGTAGACGAAGCGCTCGGCTTCTCACTCAGCAATCTTTGTTTTAATGGGCCGGAAGATGTGCTGCGTGAGACGATTAATGCCCAACCGGCGATAGTGACCGTGAGCCTGGCACTGTTAGCGGCCTTACAAGAATCGCTTTCTCCCGATTATTCCTGGTCTTCGCCGCTCGTTCCCAGCTATACTGCCGGTCACAGCGTGGGTGAATACACGGCGCTTGTCGCTTCCGGTGCCATAGACTTGCGCAGCGCTGTTACCCTGGTACGCGAACGAGGTCGCCTGATGCACCATGAGGGAACAGTCTGCCCAGGAGGGATGGCGGCTATCATCGGCATGGACGAGGAGACATTACGGGAGATTTGCCGGCAGGCAACGGCGGATTCGGTCGCGAATCTTCCACCACATGCTCACCCTGGGCAGGGACAGGTAGTCATCGCCAATTATAACGCGCCAGGACAAATCGTCATTTCGGGCGAACAGGATGCCTTAGCCCTGGCGATGGAACTGGCAAAAGTACGCGGCGCGAAACGCGTTATCACGCTGGATGTCAGTGGGGCCTTTCATTCACCGGTGATGCAGCCGGCGGCAGCTGGTCTTGCGCAGGCGGTGGCCGCAACAACTATCCACGATGCCACTATACCCGTCATCGGCAATATCAACGCACTGCCTTTGACCGGCGCGCAGGCTATTCGAGAAGAATTGACACAGCAGATTGCCTCATCAGTGCAATGGACGCGCACTATTGAACTGCTGGTGAGCGTGGGAGTGACCACGTTCCTTGAAATTGGTCCGGGCCAGGCCTTAGCAGGTATGGTGAAACGGATCGCCAAGGGTACCACGACGTTGAATGTTGGCAATGCGGCAGATATTGAAAAAGTGGTGGGTATCTTGCATGAAATGGGTCTCCGATCTGAGTTATAA